In Palaemon carinicauda isolate YSFRI2023 chromosome 18, ASM3689809v2, whole genome shotgun sequence, a genomic segment contains:
- the LOC137657694 gene encoding uncharacterized protein isoform X1 has product MVLSYSQVVFFTSIFLLLNDAGNCSANNNTSEPYSCKLINCKEPPERFSYSCQCDSDCISYGDCCLDAPTYNISTQIRNVEKSECVSLTPESAAYIRRNTCKREWENTTIASLCASASPSNISKQRDILLSFPVTNNATHVTYPNYYCAVCNDDTEDLHLWEGEMNCEARQEDMEYVLDFFHWKKEDSEYNNLLLNNGNVTEYIDENLYYMYFSMSGNVEVQNYIKSNLIFSEEDSSWVALVKHHRREIKLSCKVLLYKFPFARDCVKAVQSCPKDNKFEGMNDLCQEYVEFVSDPSNHVVYRNIHCAECNNVAVEKLKCFYGIALYVPQLLSLLLSVPSIPGKIEPSSSPCGREKTFLPGFSSCQSTLCRLSNEIHRNGVCLDTKRLSSFYNSTNSSSKMVQFDGLLPNKSKKNLTHEANVWTCNGTWFYANESDFMYYNNTIISYLKENEEMVIDHKKYEGGYLVCVKYSIKSETLNWIAFACLIVSVCCLSLHLFTFIVLNSLRNLAGKNLASFAMCLLIAYVVFLASPSVSTETTNCYITACLIYFSFFASFCWMNIIAFDTWDSFRTVTSRLYLRRGDQKKRFLLYSLYCWSLAVVAVLCLVVTDQTKPQGLPSYLYPSLGQKRCWFGHNMSLLMFFVAPSFVFILLNIFFFVSTAWNILGSKSVPEENVISLDRNLFKVHGRLAVLMSIAWVSGIIAYFVNDDIAWSIFIILTSLQGAFIFVAFTCNKTVWDEVLEVLGCSHKTTPKPKKNIEVDDDGNQQPYQTPRIELLHISNYIDKIHQPSRLAQ; this is encoded by the coding sequence ATGGTGCTTTCATATAGTCAGGTTGTATTCTTTACTTCTATATTCTTACTTCTAAATGACGCTGGAAATTGTTCGGCTAATAATAACACTTCAGAACCATATTCATGTAAGTTAATTAATTGCAAAGAACCTCCCGAAAGGTTTTCTTACTCTTGTCAATGCGATTCAGATTGCATCTCCTATGGTGATTGTTGCCTCGATGCTCCCACATACAATATTTCCACGCAAATTCGCAATGTGGAAAAATCAGAATGTGTGTCCCTTACTCCAGAAAGTGCAGCTTATATACGAAGAAACACTTGTAAACGCGAATGGGAAAATACGACTATTGCAAGCCTTTGTGCCTCGGCTTCACCTTCAAATATCTCTAAACAGAGAGATATTTTGCTAAGTTTTCCAGTGACTAACAATGCTACACATGTAACCTACCCAAACTACTATTGTGCTGTCTGCAATGATGATACAGAAGATCTTCACCTTTGGGAAGGGGAAATGAATTGTGAGGCCAGGCAGGAAGACATGGAATATGTTTTAGACTTCTTTCATTGGAAAAAGGAGGACTCAGAGTACAACAATCTTCTTCTGAACAACGGCAACGTAACAGAGTACATTGATGAAAACTTATATTACATGTACTTTAGCATGTCAGGAAACGTAGAAGTACAAAATTATATCAAGTCTAATTTAATTTTTTCTGAGGAAGATAGTAGTTGGGTTGCTCTCGTGAAGCACCATCGCAGAGAGATCAAATTATCGTGTAAAGTTCTTCTATACAAGTTTCCGTTTGCTAGAGATTGTGTAAAAGCTGTACAATCATGTCCAAAGGACAACAAGTTTGAAGGGATGAATGATTTATGCCAGGAATACGTGGAGTTCGTCTCTGACCCTTCTAATCACGtcgtatatagaaatatacactgTGCCGAATGTAATAATGTAGCAGTCGAAAAACTCAAGTGCTTTTATGGAATCGCACTATATGTCCCCCAGTTGTTATCTTTATTACTAAGTGTTCCCAGTATCCCAGGTAAAATTGAACCTTCCTCTTCTCCATGTGGTAGGGAAAAAACGTTTCTTCCAGGTTTCAGTTCCTGTCAAAGTACTTTGTGTCGACTTTCAAATGAGATTCACAGAAATGGAGTCTGTTTAGATACCAAGAGATTGTCATCTTTTTACAATAGCACTAACAGTAGTTCGAAAATGGTTCAGTTCGATGGTCTCTTACCCAATAAGTCAAAGAAAAACTTGACCCACGAGGCTAATGTTTGGACTTGTAATGGGACTTGGTTTTATGCTAACGAAAGTGATTTCATGTATTATAACAACACCATAATTTCTTATCTTAAGGAAAACGAAGAAATGGTAATTGATCATAAGAAATATGAGGGAGGATATTTAGTATGTGTAAAATACTCGATCAAATCTGAGACTTTAAATTGGATAGCATTTGCATGTTTGATTGTATCAGTCTGCTGCTTATCACTACATTTATTCACATTCATTGTGCTAAATAGTTTACGAAATCTGGCGGGGAAAAATCTGGCTTCTTTCGCCATGTGCCTCTTGATTGCTTACGTCGTTTTCCTTGCAAGTCCCTCTGTTTCCACAGAAACAACCAATTGTTATATAACGGCCTGTCttatctatttctctttctttgCGTCCTTTTGCTGGATGAACATCATAGCATTTGACACCTGGGACTCGTTCAGAACGGTTACATCACGGCTTTATTTGAGAAGAGGAGATCAGAAGAAGAGATTTTTACTTTATTCATTGTACTGTTGGTCGCTGGCAGTCGTCGCTGTCCTTTGCTTGGTTGTCACCGACCAGACTAAACCACAAGGTCTGCCGTCATATTTGTATCCTAGTCTTGGTCAAAAGAGATGTTGGTTTGGACACAACATGTCTCTTCTCATGTTCTTTGTTGCACCCTCGTTTGTTTTTATCcttctgaatattttcttttttgtgagCACAGCTTGGAATATACTTGGGAGCAAATCCGTGCCTGAAGAAAACGTAATCTCCCTCGACAggaatttatttaaagtccatGGGAGGCTTGCGGTTTTGATGAGTATTGCTTGGGTAAGTGGTATCATTGCATACTTTGTAAATGATGACATTGCATGGTCCATCTTCATCATTCTCACTTCACTGCAAGGAGCCTTTATATTTGTTGCTTTTACTTGTAACAAAACAGTTTGGGACGAAGTTCTTGAGGTTTTAGGCTGTTCCCATAAAACTACTCCAAAGCCCAAGAAAAATATTGAGGTTGATGACGATGGAAACCAACAGCCATATCAGACCCCACGAATCGAGCTCTTGCATATTTCAAACTATATTGACAAAATACACCAGCCCTCTCGACTTGCTCAGTAA